Proteins encoded in a region of the Geitlerinema sp. PCC 9228 genome:
- a CDS encoding cupin domain-containing protein, whose product MNKFDWMERLSLLEHLEGGYFVENYRSPTSMGTNREGKERAVLTSIYYMLTDDRPIDRFHKNQSDI is encoded by the coding sequence ATGAATAAATTTGACTGGATGGAACGTCTTTCCCTCCTCGAACATTTGGAAGGCGGTTATTTTGTAGAAAATTATCGTTCCCCAACATCGATGGGCACGAACCGCGAAGGCAAGGAACGTGCCGTGCTTACTTCAATTTATTATATGTTAACCGACGATCGTCCCATCGATCGCTTTCACAAAAATCAATCCGATATC